The Brachyhypopomus gauderio isolate BG-103 chromosome 7, BGAUD_0.2, whole genome shotgun sequence genome has a window encoding:
- the LOC143519509 gene encoding uncharacterized protein LOC143519509 isoform X1, which translates to MDRWPALFNERQIKAEFCRIVTADLLQSFLDGLDALMSSLLEFYKAAVSSNRRLTLSSVMQCLNKEDTNQNRRTAALLGLPLFLSEDTSDIIRMCDVHGETLDVLMKGKCVGILIGHEGVLHDAFLHEIINVAVVVEEAVVLHEIRDVPTGFAMLMGTIYCLNLQYPHKMKYSFEFLQKVVMKMNPDQCSARVHGLRNKLLRFCL; encoded by the exons ATGGACAGATGGCCTGCATTGTTTAATGAGAGACAG ATAAAGGCAGAGTTCTGTAGAATAGTCACTGCTGACCTGCTCCAGTCATTCCTGGATGGACTGGATGCCTTGATGTCAAGTCTTTTGGAATTCTATAAAGCAGCTGTCTCATCAAACAGGAGGTTGACTCTTAGCAGTGTTATGCAGTGCCTTAATAAGGAG GACACAAATCAGAACAGAAGAACGGCTGCCCTGCTTGGTCTTCCACTGTTCTTGTCAGAAGACACCTCTGACATAATCAGGATGTGTGAT GTTCATGGTGAAACCCTGGATGTCCTCATGAAGGGAAAGTGTGTTGGAATTCTAATTGGACATGAAGGTGTCCTGCATGATGCTTTCCTTCATGAAATTATCAACGTGGCTGTGGTGGTAGAAGAGGCAGTCGTTCTTCATGAAATCAGAGACGTGCCCACTGGTTTTGCTATGTTAATGGGCACCATCTACTGCCTTAATCTGCAGTACCCTCACAAAATGAAGTACTCATTTGAATTCCTGCAGAAGGTCGTCATGAAGATGAACCCTGACCAGTGTTCAGCAAGGGTACATGGACTTAGAAATAAATTGCTGAGATTTTGTTTATAG
- the LOC143519509 gene encoding uncharacterized protein LOC143519509 isoform X2, with product MDRWPALFNERQAEFCRIVTADLLQSFLDGLDALMSSLLEFYKAAVSSNRRLTLSSVMQCLNKEDTNQNRRTAALLGLPLFLSEDTSDIIRMCDVHGETLDVLMKGKCVGILIGHEGVLHDAFLHEIINVAVVVEEAVVLHEIRDVPTGFAMLMGTIYCLNLQYPHKMKYSFEFLQKVVMKMNPDQCSARVHGLRNKLLRFCL from the exons ATGGACAGATGGCCTGCATTGTTTAATGAGAGACAG GCAGAGTTCTGTAGAATAGTCACTGCTGACCTGCTCCAGTCATTCCTGGATGGACTGGATGCCTTGATGTCAAGTCTTTTGGAATTCTATAAAGCAGCTGTCTCATCAAACAGGAGGTTGACTCTTAGCAGTGTTATGCAGTGCCTTAATAAGGAG GACACAAATCAGAACAGAAGAACGGCTGCCCTGCTTGGTCTTCCACTGTTCTTGTCAGAAGACACCTCTGACATAATCAGGATGTGTGAT GTTCATGGTGAAACCCTGGATGTCCTCATGAAGGGAAAGTGTGTTGGAATTCTAATTGGACATGAAGGTGTCCTGCATGATGCTTTCCTTCATGAAATTATCAACGTGGCTGTGGTGGTAGAAGAGGCAGTCGTTCTTCATGAAATCAGAGACGTGCCCACTGGTTTTGCTATGTTAATGGGCACCATCTACTGCCTTAATCTGCAGTACCCTCACAAAATGAAGTACTCATTTGAATTCCTGCAGAAGGTCGTCATGAAGATGAACCCTGACCAGTGTTCAGCAAGGGTACATGGACTTAGAAATAAATTGCTGAGATTTTGTTTATAG